The Deinobacterium chartae genome includes a window with the following:
- a CDS encoding cold-shock protein, which yields MAVGIVKWFNAEKGFGFIQSEGNPDVFAHFSAIQGSGFKKLNEGDEVEFDIEDGQRGKGPQAKNIVVTKAAPESSFGGGRPQRNDRW from the coding sequence ATGGCTGTTGGTATCGTTAAATGGTTCAATGCGGAAAAAGGTTTCGGTTTCATTCAGAGCGAAGGCAACCCCGACGTGTTCGCGCACTTCAGCGCGATCCAGGGTAGTGGCTTCAAGAAGCTGAACGAGGGCGACGAGGTCGAGTTCGACATCGAAGACGGCCAGCGCGGCAAGGGCCCCCAGGCCAAGAACATCGTGGTCACCAAGGCCGCTCCCGAGAGCAGCTTTGGCGGCGGCCGCCCCCAGCGCAACGACCGCTGGTAA
- a CDS encoding chalcone synthase: MNALPVRLTGLGTAVPEHRADQAELRALARALFPRYGESRRHLEVFDHAGIETRYLAMPPEWYTQPHGFPEKNAQYVRNALLLSLRAAREALALAACSPAQVDALVFVSTTGIATPSLDAAIIGELGLGAHTVRMPLWGLGCAGGAAGLARAADLVRAGYRRVLLVAAELCSLTFVREDYSKSNFVGSALFADGAAAVLLEGGEGPGLRLMGHHSTLIEHSADVMGWDLAEDGLRVRFSRDIPALVRELMRENVAQAAASLRWCREDLRHFVVHPGGVKVLSAFEEALEMGEGGLRASRAVLREYGNMSSPSVLFVLRRCLEARPAPGRGLLTAMGPGFSAEHVLFEVP, translated from the coding sequence GTGAACGCGCTGCCCGTACGCCTGACCGGCCTGGGAACGGCGGTGCCCGAACACCGCGCGGATCAGGCGGAACTGCGCGCCCTGGCCCGCGCCCTGTTTCCGCGTTACGGCGAGAGCCGCCGGCACCTGGAGGTTTTCGATCACGCTGGCATCGAAACCCGCTACCTCGCCATGCCCCCCGAGTGGTACACGCAGCCGCACGGCTTTCCCGAGAAAAACGCGCAGTACGTCCGGAATGCCCTGTTGCTGTCGCTGCGTGCCGCCAGGGAAGCGCTGGCCCTGGCGGCGTGTTCGCCCGCGCAGGTGGACGCGCTGGTGTTCGTGTCCACCACCGGGATCGCCACGCCCAGCTTAGACGCGGCAATCATCGGAGAGCTGGGCTTGGGAGCGCACACGGTGCGGATGCCGCTGTGGGGTCTGGGCTGTGCCGGGGGCGCGGCAGGGCTGGCACGCGCCGCCGACCTGGTCCGGGCCGGATACCGGCGGGTGCTGCTGGTCGCTGCCGAGCTGTGTTCGCTGACTTTCGTGCGCGAGGACTACTCCAAGTCGAATTTTGTGGGCTCGGCCCTGTTTGCCGACGGCGCGGCCGCCGTGCTGCTCGAGGGCGGCGAAGGGCCCGGCCTGCGCTTGATGGGACACCACAGCACCCTGATCGAGCACAGCGCCGACGTGATGGGATGGGATCTCGCCGAAGACGGGCTGCGGGTACGCTTCTCGCGCGACATTCCGGCGCTGGTCCGGGAACTGATGCGCGAGAACGTCGCGCAGGCGGCGGCCTCGCTGCGCTGGTGCCGCGAGGACCTGCGGCACTTCGTGGTGCATCCGGGCGGCGTCAAGGTGCTCTCGGCCTTCGAGGAGGCCCTCGAGATGGGGGAGGGGGGGCTGCGCGCCTCGAGAGCGGTGCTGCGCGAGTACGGCAACATGAGCAGCCCCAGCGTGCTGTTCGTGCTCAGACGCTGCCTCGAGGCGCGCCCGGCACCGGGGCGCGGCCTGCTGACCGCCATGGGCCCGGGTTTCAGCGCCGAGCACGTGCTGTTCGAGGTTCCCTGA
- a CDS encoding NUDIX domain-containing protein, with translation MDIPRVGVGAVILDGEGRVLLALRRRAPEAGCWSIPGGKVDFMERLEDAAVREVYEELGVRVRIERLLCLTDHLLPEEGQHWVAPAYLARIEGGEPVNREPEALGDVRWFEAGALPENLTITTRKALEALRAGGAERSA, from the coding sequence GTGGATATTCCCCGAGTCGGTGTGGGTGCGGTGATTCTCGATGGCGAGGGGCGCGTGCTGCTGGCCCTGCGCAGGCGTGCGCCCGAGGCGGGCTGCTGGAGCATTCCCGGGGGCAAGGTCGACTTTATGGAGCGCCTCGAGGACGCGGCGGTGCGCGAGGTGTACGAGGAACTGGGCGTGCGGGTGCGCATCGAGCGCCTGCTGTGCCTGACCGATCACCTCCTGCCCGAGGAGGGGCAGCACTGGGTGGCTCCGGCGTACCTGGCGCGCATCGAAGGGGGAGAGCCGGTCAACCGCGAACCAGAGGCCCTGGGGGACGTGCGCTGGTTTGAAGCGGGAGCGCTGCCGGAAAACCTGACCATAACGACGCGCAAGGCCCTCGAGGCATTGCGGGCGGGTGGGGCAGAGCGCTCTGCTTGA
- a CDS encoding family 10 glycosylhydrolase yields MPKAHFLIIVLAYLGLCFSAQAQRTAVWIRPPSTSEQLEATLVAAKRAGFTDVLLEGFYHGRSIWPSGVVQNRFAYDALQHALEVSRREGLALSVWMETLYWCPPPQYKIPCPLWQDALATRDAANRTSLQAGGLGLVSPAFPEVGATLEALVRELATRYPEVGLHLDYLRYPRETHFGYEAPLLERFREQTGLDARRIEQFDDQGNETLEWRQWTALRAQAITDLAGRLIGSYRDSGGRGPVTAAVYALRDPLQDWRSWPGLEAAYPMIYVKSLSLLRLALLPFGRPGNVWPGVQVGDGYPGLEEQLKFLHDLGYPNVGVFGWTP; encoded by the coding sequence ATGCCAAAAGCACATTTCTTGATCATTGTGCTGGCGTACCTGGGCCTGTGTTTTTCGGCCCAGGCGCAGCGCACGGCAGTTTGGATCCGACCCCCCAGCACAAGCGAGCAACTCGAGGCCACCCTGGTGGCAGCCAAGCGCGCGGGCTTTACCGACGTGCTGCTCGAGGGCTTCTACCACGGGCGCTCGATCTGGCCCTCGGGGGTCGTGCAAAACCGCTTCGCCTACGACGCGCTGCAGCACGCCCTCGAGGTCTCGCGGCGCGAGGGGCTTGCCCTGAGCGTCTGGATGGAGACGCTGTACTGGTGCCCGCCCCCGCAGTACAAGATTCCCTGCCCGCTGTGGCAAGACGCGCTCGCGACCCGTGACGCGGCCAACCGCACCTCGCTGCAGGCGGGCGGCCTGGGTCTGGTGTCCCCGGCCTTCCCCGAGGTGGGCGCAACCCTCGAGGCGCTGGTGCGCGAACTCGCGACGCGCTATCCGGAGGTGGGCTTGCACCTCGACTACCTGCGCTACCCGCGCGAGACCCACTTCGGTTACGAGGCCCCGCTGCTCGAACGCTTCCGTGAGCAGACCGGTCTGGACGCGCGCCGCATCGAGCAGTTCGATGATCAGGGCAACGAGACCCTCGAGTGGCGGCAGTGGACCGCGCTGCGCGCCCAGGCGATCACCGACCTTGCGGGCCGCCTGATCGGCAGCTACCGTGACAGCGGCGGGCGCGGCCCGGTGACGGCGGCGGTGTACGCGCTGCGCGACCCGTTGCAGGACTGGCGTTCCTGGCCCGGCCTGGAGGCCGCCTACCCGATGATCTACGTGAAGTCGCTGTCGCTGCTGCGGCTGGCGCTGCTGCCGTTCGGACGGCCCGGCAACGTGTGGCCGGGCGTGCAGGTCGGCGATGGCTACCCGGGCCTCGAGGAGCAGCTGAAGTTCCTGCACGATCTGGGCTACCCGAACGTCGGGGTCTTCGGGTGGACTCCCTGA
- a CDS encoding nitroreductase family protein, translating into MTLEEAILNRRTTNGPFRPDPVRPEHQRRLMEAAAHAPSHFNSQPWRFVLIERRETIARIARIAGASMTRLIEGGIFFERYRRYFRFSQEEMDARRDGIFIDHLPAPLRPFTRQIFSDAGLALMRRLGVPARLGRDNEALVRSSPLLMAVLLDRAEYRPQQLSGFYSVFGMGAAMENIWLTVGELGMGIQFVSTPMEIPEYWAEIQALLEVPEDLELMAVYRLGYLPEEQRRPSIDWSSRERKRLSQYVFRETCCTPESDTLAEPTR; encoded by the coding sequence ATGACGCTCGAGGAAGCGATCCTCAACCGCCGCACCACCAACGGCCCCTTCCGTCCCGACCCGGTCCGTCCGGAGCACCAGCGCCGCCTGATGGAGGCGGCTGCGCACGCTCCCAGCCACTTCAACAGCCAGCCGTGGCGCTTTGTGCTGATCGAGCGCCGCGAGACCATCGCGCGGATTGCCCGCATCGCCGGGGCCAGCATGACCCGCCTGATCGAGGGCGGGATCTTCTTCGAGCGTTACCGCCGCTATTTCCGCTTCTCGCAGGAAGAGATGGACGCGCGGCGCGACGGGATCTTCATCGATCATCTGCCTGCGCCGCTGCGGCCTTTTACCCGCCAGATCTTCTCGGACGCGGGCCTCGCTCTGATGCGCCGCCTGGGCGTCCCGGCCCGGCTGGGCCGCGACAACGAGGCCCTGGTCCGCAGCAGCCCGCTGCTGATGGCGGTGCTGCTTGACCGTGCCGAGTACCGTCCGCAGCAGCTCAGCGGCTTTTACAGCGTGTTCGGCATGGGGGCGGCCATGGAGAACATCTGGCTGACCGTCGGCGAGTTGGGCATGGGCATCCAGTTCGTGTCCACCCCCATGGAGATTCCCGAATACTGGGCGGAGATCCAAGCCCTCCTCGAGGTGCCCGAGGACCTCGAGCTGATGGCGGTCTACCGCCTGGGCTACCTGCCGGAGGAGCAACGGCGGCCCTCGATCGACTGGAGCAGCCGCGAGCGCAAGCGGCTGTCGCAGTACGTATTCCGTGAAACCTGCTGCACCCCCGAGTCCGACACGCTTGCGGAGCCGACCCGGTGA
- the dprA gene encoding DNA-processing protein DprA: protein MTPEAQGELRALLALRFTPGLGPRRIAALQQAFGSAQQALAARRDALSEVEGLDSRVLAEIGRASHTERADLELERARRVGVTLLGAGQPGYPTALRALPDPPAVLWARGELPPLEVVPRAVGVVGTRAASPFGLEFTRTLARDLARAAVVVVSGLARGIDTAAHAACLEAGGVTLGVLGCGVDRVYPAENRALAARMTVLSEHPLGTAPAAHHFPGRNRIIAALSAGSVIVEGSVTSGAMHTAMAALECGRTVFAVPGRAGDPLAQGPHRLLREGAVLTESVADVLAELGWGEVKTDAPELEGERRAVYAALEGPALLDEVARRCGLDAVAVQGLLMLLCLEGHVRELPGGRYARA, encoded by the coding sequence CTGACACCCGAGGCGCAGGGCGAACTGCGGGCCCTGCTGGCCCTGCGCTTCACGCCCGGACTGGGGCCGCGGCGCATCGCGGCCTTACAGCAGGCCTTCGGCAGCGCGCAGCAGGCCCTGGCCGCGCGCAGGGACGCGCTGAGCGAGGTCGAGGGCCTAGACAGCCGGGTGCTGGCCGAGATCGGGCGGGCCTCGCACACCGAGCGGGCCGATCTCGAGCTGGAGCGGGCCCGGCGGGTCGGGGTGACGCTGCTGGGAGCGGGCCAGCCCGGATACCCGACCGCGCTGCGGGCCCTGCCCGATCCGCCAGCGGTGCTGTGGGCGCGCGGAGAACTGCCGCCGCTCGAGGTGGTGCCGCGTGCGGTGGGCGTGGTCGGTACCCGTGCCGCCTCGCCGTTTGGCCTCGAGTTCACCCGAACGCTGGCGCGCGATCTGGCGCGCGCGGCCGTGGTGGTGGTCTCCGGGCTGGCCCGCGGCATCGATACGGCGGCGCACGCGGCCTGCCTCGAGGCGGGCGGGGTGACGCTGGGGGTCTTGGGTTGCGGCGTGGACCGCGTGTATCCCGCCGAGAACCGCGCGCTGGCCGCGCGCATGACCGTGCTGTCCGAGCACCCGCTGGGCACGGCACCGGCCGCGCACCACTTCCCGGGCCGCAACCGCATCATCGCCGCGCTCTCGGCGGGCAGCGTGATCGTGGAGGGGAGCGTGACCAGCGGGGCGATGCACACGGCGATGGCGGCCCTTGAGTGCGGACGGACGGTGTTCGCCGTGCCCGGACGCGCGGGCGACCCGCTGGCGCAGGGACCGCACCGTCTGCTGCGCGAGGGAGCAGTGCTGACCGAATCCGTAGCGGACGTGCTGGCCGAGCTGGGTTGGGGTGAGGTCAAGACGGACGCCCCCGAGCTCGAGGGGGAGCGCCGCGCCGTCTACGCTGCGCTCGAGGGACCCGCGTTGCTCGACGAGGTTGCCCGGCGCTGCGGCCTGGACGCGGTGGCGGTGCAGGGCCTTTTGATGCTGTTGTGCCTCGAGGGGCACGTGCGTGAGCTGCCCGGCGGGCGTTACGCCCGGGCGTAG
- a CDS encoding bifunctional metallophosphatase/5'-nucleotidase, giving the protein MRFPVLTSFLFASGLIGSSFASAAGVSLLYFNDAHEIAPVDKGIRGGAARLRTLVNQVRAGQPDTLVVFGGDLAGGTLFGEFRGEPMVEALNLIGVDLANFGQHEFDFGAAQARKLVAQSKFPWITSNLTEKDGTPFNRLPTRWIKEIGGMKLGFFGLTTAMDTSSAGAEVVQADTLEAARREVAALQAERVDFIVAVTQQPVADDLNLAAKVPGIDIILSEEESETVTQISTVGRTVVAKPAGNITSVVRIDLLKKGEPVRVSVLAVDERVPEEPEVAALARKYMDELDRRLGETVITTTVPLDAGASNSRVGETALGNLIADAFRAALKADVAIMQGGGIRSDRVYPAGPLTLKNLTEILPFGNQVVLLEVDGATLQAALENGVSQVDKLSGRFPQVSGMTYAFDPKAPVGARVSQVTVGGQPLDRSKTYRLAVGSFLAAGGDGYGVLTGARMLVPATNGVRDVVALADYLRANPQVTPRVEGRILKR; this is encoded by the coding sequence ATGCGTTTTCCTGTGCTGACATCGTTTCTGTTCGCTTCGGGCCTGATCGGCAGTTCGTTCGCCTCCGCCGCGGGCGTGTCGCTGCTGTACTTCAACGACGCTCACGAGATCGCCCCGGTGGACAAGGGCATTCGCGGCGGGGCCGCGCGGCTGCGAACCCTGGTGAACCAGGTGCGGGCCGGGCAGCCGGACACCCTGGTGGTCTTTGGCGGCGACCTGGCCGGCGGCACCCTCTTCGGCGAGTTCCGGGGCGAACCGATGGTCGAGGCCCTGAACCTCATCGGCGTGGACCTCGCCAATTTCGGTCAGCACGAGTTCGACTTCGGGGCGGCGCAGGCCCGCAAACTGGTCGCACAGTCCAAGTTTCCCTGGATCACCTCCAACCTGACCGAAAAAGACGGCACCCCCTTTAACCGGTTGCCTACCCGCTGGATCAAGGAAATCGGCGGAATGAAGCTGGGCTTTTTCGGCCTGACCACCGCCATGGACACCTCGAGCGCCGGAGCCGAGGTGGTGCAGGCCGACACCCTCGAGGCCGCCCGGCGCGAGGTGGCGGCGCTGCAGGCCGAGCGGGTGGATTTCATCGTGGCCGTAACCCAGCAGCCGGTCGCCGATGACCTGAACCTGGCCGCGAAGGTGCCGGGCATCGACATCATCCTCAGCGAGGAGGAGTCCGAAACCGTCACCCAAATCAGTACGGTCGGGCGCACGGTGGTGGCCAAGCCGGCCGGGAACATCACCAGCGTGGTCCGGATTGACCTGCTCAAGAAGGGCGAGCCGGTTCGGGTGAGCGTGCTGGCGGTTGACGAGCGGGTGCCCGAAGAGCCCGAGGTCGCGGCCCTCGCCCGCAAGTACATGGATGAACTCGACCGGCGCCTGGGCGAGACGGTCATCACCACGACCGTCCCGCTGGATGCCGGTGCCAGCAACAGCCGGGTCGGCGAGACGGCGCTGGGCAACCTGATCGCCGACGCGTTCCGCGCCGCACTGAAGGCGGACGTGGCGATCATGCAAGGCGGCGGCATTCGCAGCGACCGGGTTTACCCGGCTGGTCCGCTCACCCTGAAGAACCTGACCGAGATCTTGCCCTTCGGCAATCAGGTGGTGCTGCTCGAGGTGGACGGGGCCACGCTGCAAGCCGCCCTGGAAAACGGCGTGTCTCAGGTTGATAAGCTCTCTGGACGTTTTCCCCAGGTGAGCGGCATGACCTATGCGTTTGATCCCAAGGCCCCGGTGGGCGCGCGGGTGTCGCAGGTCACCGTCGGCGGGCAGCCGCTGGACCGCAGCAAAACGTACCGGCTGGCCGTAGGCAGCTTCCTGGCAGCCGGGGGGGACGGTTACGGCGTGCTGACCGGCGCCCGGATGCTGGTTCCGGCCACCAACGGCGTGCGGGACGTCGTGGCCCTGGCCGACTACCTGCGCGCGAACCCGCAGGTGACGCCTCGAGTCGAGGGGCGTATCCTCAAGCGGTGA